One window of the Perca fluviatilis chromosome 5, GENO_Pfluv_1.0, whole genome shotgun sequence genome contains the following:
- the ttpal gene encoding alpha-tocopherol transfer protein-like isoform X2, with protein sequence MDAERRRLSPPRPSMANEHESIDLRSPPLDPSAAAGHSWFPGPPPPMYSCTLTPELVHKAREELQEKPEWRLRDVQALRDMILKEQPNLRTRLDDAFLLRFLRARKFDYDRALQLLLNYQAGRKAWPEVFQDLKPSTVKHVLDLGFLTVLPQPDPNGRYILCLRPGKWKPNDYPFVDNVRAIYLTLEKLIQPEETQVNGIVILADYTGVGMSQASNPGPFLAKKVVSILQDGFPIRIKAVNIINEPMIFKGIFAIIKPFLKEKMAERYILHGSDLRSLHRNIPRSVLPEEYGGIAAQLDSCAWSRVLLNCEEEFIVEFCQPDPLEGVVLPDAMLFEGEQASGQDDDTFRGLPSQLYYCY encoded by the exons ATGGATGCTGAAAGAAGGCGTTTAT CTCCACCCAGACCGTCCATGGCCAACGAGCATGAGTCCATCGACCTCCGGTCTCCTCCGCTGGACCCATCAGCAGCTGCAGGGCACAGCTGGTTCCCCGGACCCCCCCCACCCATGTATTCCTGCACCCTGACCCCCGAGCTGGTGCACAAGGCACGAGAGGAGCTCCAGGAGAAGCCGGAGTGGCGTCTCCGGGATGTCCAAGCACTGAGAGACATGATACTGAAG GAACAGCCCAACCTCAGGACGCGGCTGGACGATGCCTTCCTGCTGCGCTTCCTGCGGGCCAGGAAGTTTGACTACGACCGTgccctgcagctgctgctgaacTACCAAGCTGGCCGGAAGGCTTGGCCCGAGGTGTTCCAGGACCTGAAGCCGTCCACGGTGAAACACGTCCTGGACCTGGGCTTTCTCACAGTCCTGCCACAGCCCGACCCCAACGGGAGATACATCCTCTGTCTCCGGCCAG GGAAATGGAAACCAAATGATTATCCATTTGTCGACAATGTGAGGGCCATTTATCTGACTCTGGAGAAGCTGATCCAGCCGGAGGAGACGCAGGTGAATGGTATTGTGATCCTAGCCGACTACACCGGAGTGGGCATGTCCCAAGCTTCCAATCCAGGCCCGTTCCTCGCCAAAAAAGTTGTAAGCATCCTCCAG GATGGCTTTCCAATCCGAATCAAGGCCGTTAACATAATAAACGAGCCCATGATCTTCAAAGGCATCTTCGCCATAATAAAGCCTTTTCTGAAGGAGAAGATGGCAGAGAGG TACATCCTCCACGGCTCGGACCTGCGCTCTCTGCACCGGAACATCCCGCGCTCGGTTCTGCCCGAGGAGTACGGCGGCATCGCGGCCCAGCTGGACTCGTGTGCGTGGTCCAGAGTGCTTCTGAACTGTGAGGAGGAATTCATAGTGGAGTTCTGCCAGCCGGATCCACTAGAGGGCGTGGTGCTTCCAGACGCCATGCTGTTTGAAGGGGAGCAGGCCAGCGGGCAGGACGACGACACCTTCAGGGGGCTGCCCTCGCAACTCTACTACTGTTACTGA
- the ttpal gene encoding alpha-tocopherol transfer protein-like isoform X3 encodes MANEHESIDLRSPPLDPSAAAGHSWFPGPPPPMYSCTLTPELVHKAREELQEKPEWRLRDVQALRDMILKEQPNLRTRLDDAFLLRFLRARKFDYDRALQLLLNYQAGRKAWPEVFQDLKPSTVKHVLDLGFLTVLPQPDPNGRYILCLRPGKWKPNDYPFVDNVRAIYLTLEKLIQPEETQVNGIVILADYTGVGMSQASNPGPFLAKKVVSILQDGFPIRIKAVNIINEPMIFKGIFAIIKPFLKEKMAERYILHGSDLRSLHRNIPRSVLPEEYGGIAAQLDSCAWSRVLLNCEEEFIVEFCQPDPLEGVVLPDAMLFEGEQASGQDDDTFRGLPSQLYYCY; translated from the exons ATGGCCAACGAGCATGAGTCCATCGACCTCCGGTCTCCTCCGCTGGACCCATCAGCAGCTGCAGGGCACAGCTGGTTCCCCGGACCCCCCCCACCCATGTATTCCTGCACCCTGACCCCCGAGCTGGTGCACAAGGCACGAGAGGAGCTCCAGGAGAAGCCGGAGTGGCGTCTCCGGGATGTCCAAGCACTGAGAGACATGATACTGAAG GAACAGCCCAACCTCAGGACGCGGCTGGACGATGCCTTCCTGCTGCGCTTCCTGCGGGCCAGGAAGTTTGACTACGACCGTgccctgcagctgctgctgaacTACCAAGCTGGCCGGAAGGCTTGGCCCGAGGTGTTCCAGGACCTGAAGCCGTCCACGGTGAAACACGTCCTGGACCTGGGCTTTCTCACAGTCCTGCCACAGCCCGACCCCAACGGGAGATACATCCTCTGTCTCCGGCCAG GGAAATGGAAACCAAATGATTATCCATTTGTCGACAATGTGAGGGCCATTTATCTGACTCTGGAGAAGCTGATCCAGCCGGAGGAGACGCAGGTGAATGGTATTGTGATCCTAGCCGACTACACCGGAGTGGGCATGTCCCAAGCTTCCAATCCAGGCCCGTTCCTCGCCAAAAAAGTTGTAAGCATCCTCCAG GATGGCTTTCCAATCCGAATCAAGGCCGTTAACATAATAAACGAGCCCATGATCTTCAAAGGCATCTTCGCCATAATAAAGCCTTTTCTGAAGGAGAAGATGGCAGAGAGG TACATCCTCCACGGCTCGGACCTGCGCTCTCTGCACCGGAACATCCCGCGCTCGGTTCTGCCCGAGGAGTACGGCGGCATCGCGGCCCAGCTGGACTCGTGTGCGTGGTCCAGAGTGCTTCTGAACTGTGAGGAGGAATTCATAGTGGAGTTCTGCCAGCCGGATCCACTAGAGGGCGTGGTGCTTCCAGACGCCATGCTGTTTGAAGGGGAGCAGGCCAGCGGGCAGGACGACGACACCTTCAGGGGGCTGCCCTCGCAACTCTACTACTGTTACTGA
- the ttpal gene encoding alpha-tocopherol transfer protein-like isoform X1, which translates to MLKEGVYVCPSRLLLNASPAPPRPSMANEHESIDLRSPPLDPSAAAGHSWFPGPPPPMYSCTLTPELVHKAREELQEKPEWRLRDVQALRDMILKEQPNLRTRLDDAFLLRFLRARKFDYDRALQLLLNYQAGRKAWPEVFQDLKPSTVKHVLDLGFLTVLPQPDPNGRYILCLRPGKWKPNDYPFVDNVRAIYLTLEKLIQPEETQVNGIVILADYTGVGMSQASNPGPFLAKKVVSILQDGFPIRIKAVNIINEPMIFKGIFAIIKPFLKEKMAERYILHGSDLRSLHRNIPRSVLPEEYGGIAAQLDSCAWSRVLLNCEEEFIVEFCQPDPLEGVVLPDAMLFEGEQASGQDDDTFRGLPSQLYYCY; encoded by the exons ATGCTGAAAGAAGGCGTTTATGTATGTCCTAGTCGTTTACTGTTGAACGCATCTCCGG CTCCACCCAGACCGTCCATGGCCAACGAGCATGAGTCCATCGACCTCCGGTCTCCTCCGCTGGACCCATCAGCAGCTGCAGGGCACAGCTGGTTCCCCGGACCCCCCCCACCCATGTATTCCTGCACCCTGACCCCCGAGCTGGTGCACAAGGCACGAGAGGAGCTCCAGGAGAAGCCGGAGTGGCGTCTCCGGGATGTCCAAGCACTGAGAGACATGATACTGAAG GAACAGCCCAACCTCAGGACGCGGCTGGACGATGCCTTCCTGCTGCGCTTCCTGCGGGCCAGGAAGTTTGACTACGACCGTgccctgcagctgctgctgaacTACCAAGCTGGCCGGAAGGCTTGGCCCGAGGTGTTCCAGGACCTGAAGCCGTCCACGGTGAAACACGTCCTGGACCTGGGCTTTCTCACAGTCCTGCCACAGCCCGACCCCAACGGGAGATACATCCTCTGTCTCCGGCCAG GGAAATGGAAACCAAATGATTATCCATTTGTCGACAATGTGAGGGCCATTTATCTGACTCTGGAGAAGCTGATCCAGCCGGAGGAGACGCAGGTGAATGGTATTGTGATCCTAGCCGACTACACCGGAGTGGGCATGTCCCAAGCTTCCAATCCAGGCCCGTTCCTCGCCAAAAAAGTTGTAAGCATCCTCCAG GATGGCTTTCCAATCCGAATCAAGGCCGTTAACATAATAAACGAGCCCATGATCTTCAAAGGCATCTTCGCCATAATAAAGCCTTTTCTGAAGGAGAAGATGGCAGAGAGG TACATCCTCCACGGCTCGGACCTGCGCTCTCTGCACCGGAACATCCCGCGCTCGGTTCTGCCCGAGGAGTACGGCGGCATCGCGGCCCAGCTGGACTCGTGTGCGTGGTCCAGAGTGCTTCTGAACTGTGAGGAGGAATTCATAGTGGAGTTCTGCCAGCCGGATCCACTAGAGGGCGTGGTGCTTCCAGACGCCATGCTGTTTGAAGGGGAGCAGGCCAGCGGGCAGGACGACGACACCTTCAGGGGGCTGCCCTCGCAACTCTACTACTGTTACTGA
- the hnf4a gene encoding hepatocyte nuclear factor 4-alpha isoform X3 has translation MYGQDGTLHFIDPDSSPTESTNMNASGHLGAGSLCAICGDRATGKHYGASSCDGCKGFFRRSVRKNHMYSCRFNRQCIVDKDKRNQCRYCRLKKCFRAGMKKEAVQNERDRISTRRSSYEDSSLPSINALIQADVLSRQITSPAPILNGDIRTKKIAAVTDVCESMKQQLLVLVEWAKYIPAFCDLALDDQVALLRAHAGEQLLLGVAKRSMLYKDILLLGNDHIIPRNCPELELGRVAVRILDELVLPFQDLQIDDNEYACLKAIVFFDPDAKGLSDPGKIKRMRYQVQVSLEDYINDRQYDSRGRFGELLLLLPTLQSITWQMIEQIQFVKLFGMAKIDNLLQEMLLGGSANEAPHAPHSLHPHLVQEHLSSNIIVTSNMPTPIHNCQISTPETPIPSPPTASSSEHYKLAQGVIATVPKQPTSIPQPTITKQEAI, from the exons ATGTATGGCCAGGATGGGACGCTGCACTTCATCGACCCAG acTCCTCGCCGACTGAAAGCACCAACATGAACGCGAGCGGCCACCTGGGGGCGGGCAGCCTGTGTGCCATATGTGGAGACAGAGCCACCGGCAAACACTACGGGGCCTCCAGCTGTGACGGCTGCAAGGGCTTCTTTAGACGCAGCGTCCGCAAAAACCACATGTACTCGTGCAG GTTCAACAGACAGTGCATCGTGGACAAAGACAAGCGGAATCAGTGCAGATACTGCAGGCTGAAGAAATGCTTCAGAGCCGGCATGAAGAAAGAAG ctgtGCAGAATGAACGAGACAGAATCAGCACCAGGAGATCCAGCTACGAAGACAGCAGTCTACCGTCCATCAATGCGCTCATCCAGGCAGACGTACTGTCCAGACAG ATCACCTCCCCGGCTCCTATACTCAACGGCGACATCAGGACCAAAAAGATCGCCGCCGTCACAGACGTCTGCGAGTCCATGAAACAGCAGCTGTTGGTTTTGGTGGAGTGGGCCAAGTACATCCCGGCCTTCTGTGACCTGGCCCTGGACGACCAG GTGGCGTTGCTGCGAGCTCATGCTGGGGAACAACTCTTGCTCGGCGTTGCAAAGAGGTCCATGCtttacaaagacatcctcttATTAG GAAATGACCACATCATTCCCAGGAACTGCCCGGAGCTGGAGCTGGGCCGGGTAGCGGTGCGGATCCTGGATGAGCTGGTGCTTCCCTTCCAGGACCTCCAGATAGACGACAACGAATACGCCTGTTTGAAAGCCATAGTTTTCTTTGACCCAG ACGCTAAAGGTCTGAGCGACCCTGGAAAGATCAAGCGGATGCGATACCAGGTCCAGGTCAGCCTGGAAGACTACATCAACGACCGGCAGTACGACTCGCGGGGCCGCTTCggggagctgctgctgctgctgcccacGCTGCAGAGCATCACCTGGCAGATGATCGAACAGATCCAGTTCGTCAAACTCTTCGGCATGGCCAAGATCGACAACCTGCTCCAGGAGATGCTTCTCGGAG GTTCTGCCAATGAGGCTCCACACGCACCTCACTCCCTGCACCCTCACCTGGTTCAGGAGCACCTCAGCAGCAACATCATAGTGACCAGCAACATGCCAACGCCCATCCATAACTGTCAAATCT CCACTCCTGAAACCCCGATCCCGTCTCCGCCTACTGCCTCCAGCTCAGAACATTATAAACTGGCTCAGGGGGTCATAGCCACCGTGCCCAAGCAGCCAACCTCCATCCCTCAGCCTACTATTACAAAGCAAGAGGCCATCTAA
- the hnf4a gene encoding hepatocyte nuclear factor 4-alpha isoform X1, whose amino-acid sequence MDMADYSEALDPAYTTLEFENMQVLPLGSDSSPTESTNMNASGHLGAGSLCAICGDRATGKHYGASSCDGCKGFFRRSVRKNHMYSCRFNRQCIVDKDKRNQCRYCRLKKCFRAGMKKEAVQNERDRISTRRSSYEDSSLPSINALIQADVLSRQITSPAPILNGDIRTKKIAAVTDVCESMKQQLLVLVEWAKYIPAFCDLALDDQVALLRAHAGEQLLLGVAKRSMLYKDILLLGNDHIIPRNCPELELGRVAVRILDELVLPFQDLQIDDNEYACLKAIVFFDPDAKGLSDPGKIKRMRYQVQVSLEDYINDRQYDSRGRFGELLLLLPTLQSITWQMIEQIQFVKLFGMAKIDNLLQEMLLGGSANEAPHAPHSLHPHLVQEHLSSNIIVTSNMPTPIHNCQISTPETPIPSPPTASSSEHYKLAQGVIATVPKQPTSIPQPTITKQEAI is encoded by the exons ATGGACATGGCAGACTACAGCGAGGCTCTGGACCCGGCCTACACCACGCTGGAGTTCGAAAACATGCAAGTGCTCCCCTTGGGCTCAG acTCCTCGCCGACTGAAAGCACCAACATGAACGCGAGCGGCCACCTGGGGGCGGGCAGCCTGTGTGCCATATGTGGAGACAGAGCCACCGGCAAACACTACGGGGCCTCCAGCTGTGACGGCTGCAAGGGCTTCTTTAGACGCAGCGTCCGCAAAAACCACATGTACTCGTGCAG GTTCAACAGACAGTGCATCGTGGACAAAGACAAGCGGAATCAGTGCAGATACTGCAGGCTGAAGAAATGCTTCAGAGCCGGCATGAAGAAAGAAG ctgtGCAGAATGAACGAGACAGAATCAGCACCAGGAGATCCAGCTACGAAGACAGCAGTCTACCGTCCATCAATGCGCTCATCCAGGCAGACGTACTGTCCAGACAG ATCACCTCCCCGGCTCCTATACTCAACGGCGACATCAGGACCAAAAAGATCGCCGCCGTCACAGACGTCTGCGAGTCCATGAAACAGCAGCTGTTGGTTTTGGTGGAGTGGGCCAAGTACATCCCGGCCTTCTGTGACCTGGCCCTGGACGACCAG GTGGCGTTGCTGCGAGCTCATGCTGGGGAACAACTCTTGCTCGGCGTTGCAAAGAGGTCCATGCtttacaaagacatcctcttATTAG GAAATGACCACATCATTCCCAGGAACTGCCCGGAGCTGGAGCTGGGCCGGGTAGCGGTGCGGATCCTGGATGAGCTGGTGCTTCCCTTCCAGGACCTCCAGATAGACGACAACGAATACGCCTGTTTGAAAGCCATAGTTTTCTTTGACCCAG ACGCTAAAGGTCTGAGCGACCCTGGAAAGATCAAGCGGATGCGATACCAGGTCCAGGTCAGCCTGGAAGACTACATCAACGACCGGCAGTACGACTCGCGGGGCCGCTTCggggagctgctgctgctgctgcccacGCTGCAGAGCATCACCTGGCAGATGATCGAACAGATCCAGTTCGTCAAACTCTTCGGCATGGCCAAGATCGACAACCTGCTCCAGGAGATGCTTCTCGGAG GTTCTGCCAATGAGGCTCCACACGCACCTCACTCCCTGCACCCTCACCTGGTTCAGGAGCACCTCAGCAGCAACATCATAGTGACCAGCAACATGCCAACGCCCATCCATAACTGTCAAATCT CCACTCCTGAAACCCCGATCCCGTCTCCGCCTACTGCCTCCAGCTCAGAACATTATAAACTGGCTCAGGGGGTCATAGCCACCGTGCCCAAGCAGCCAACCTCCATCCCTCAGCCTACTATTACAAAGCAAGAGGCCATCTAA
- the hnf4a gene encoding hepatocyte nuclear factor 4-alpha isoform X2, giving the protein MYGQDGTLHFIDPGTDSSPTESTNMNASGHLGAGSLCAICGDRATGKHYGASSCDGCKGFFRRSVRKNHMYSCRFNRQCIVDKDKRNQCRYCRLKKCFRAGMKKEAVQNERDRISTRRSSYEDSSLPSINALIQADVLSRQITSPAPILNGDIRTKKIAAVTDVCESMKQQLLVLVEWAKYIPAFCDLALDDQVALLRAHAGEQLLLGVAKRSMLYKDILLLGNDHIIPRNCPELELGRVAVRILDELVLPFQDLQIDDNEYACLKAIVFFDPDAKGLSDPGKIKRMRYQVQVSLEDYINDRQYDSRGRFGELLLLLPTLQSITWQMIEQIQFVKLFGMAKIDNLLQEMLLGGSANEAPHAPHSLHPHLVQEHLSSNIIVTSNMPTPIHNCQISTPETPIPSPPTASSSEHYKLAQGVIATVPKQPTSIPQPTITKQEAI; this is encoded by the exons ATGTATGGCCAGGATGGGACGCTGCACTTCATCGACCCAGGTACAG acTCCTCGCCGACTGAAAGCACCAACATGAACGCGAGCGGCCACCTGGGGGCGGGCAGCCTGTGTGCCATATGTGGAGACAGAGCCACCGGCAAACACTACGGGGCCTCCAGCTGTGACGGCTGCAAGGGCTTCTTTAGACGCAGCGTCCGCAAAAACCACATGTACTCGTGCAG GTTCAACAGACAGTGCATCGTGGACAAAGACAAGCGGAATCAGTGCAGATACTGCAGGCTGAAGAAATGCTTCAGAGCCGGCATGAAGAAAGAAG ctgtGCAGAATGAACGAGACAGAATCAGCACCAGGAGATCCAGCTACGAAGACAGCAGTCTACCGTCCATCAATGCGCTCATCCAGGCAGACGTACTGTCCAGACAG ATCACCTCCCCGGCTCCTATACTCAACGGCGACATCAGGACCAAAAAGATCGCCGCCGTCACAGACGTCTGCGAGTCCATGAAACAGCAGCTGTTGGTTTTGGTGGAGTGGGCCAAGTACATCCCGGCCTTCTGTGACCTGGCCCTGGACGACCAG GTGGCGTTGCTGCGAGCTCATGCTGGGGAACAACTCTTGCTCGGCGTTGCAAAGAGGTCCATGCtttacaaagacatcctcttATTAG GAAATGACCACATCATTCCCAGGAACTGCCCGGAGCTGGAGCTGGGCCGGGTAGCGGTGCGGATCCTGGATGAGCTGGTGCTTCCCTTCCAGGACCTCCAGATAGACGACAACGAATACGCCTGTTTGAAAGCCATAGTTTTCTTTGACCCAG ACGCTAAAGGTCTGAGCGACCCTGGAAAGATCAAGCGGATGCGATACCAGGTCCAGGTCAGCCTGGAAGACTACATCAACGACCGGCAGTACGACTCGCGGGGCCGCTTCggggagctgctgctgctgctgcccacGCTGCAGAGCATCACCTGGCAGATGATCGAACAGATCCAGTTCGTCAAACTCTTCGGCATGGCCAAGATCGACAACCTGCTCCAGGAGATGCTTCTCGGAG GTTCTGCCAATGAGGCTCCACACGCACCTCACTCCCTGCACCCTCACCTGGTTCAGGAGCACCTCAGCAGCAACATCATAGTGACCAGCAACATGCCAACGCCCATCCATAACTGTCAAATCT CCACTCCTGAAACCCCGATCCCGTCTCCGCCTACTGCCTCCAGCTCAGAACATTATAAACTGGCTCAGGGGGTCATAGCCACCGTGCCCAAGCAGCCAACCTCCATCCCTCAGCCTACTATTACAAAGCAAGAGGCCATCTAA